In Bacteroidota bacterium, the genomic stretch ATATAGTAGTTATGCCATATATTTAAGAAATTCTACATATCTAGGAATCTATGTAAAAAATAACATATTTGCCAATTATGCCGGTGGATATAGTATGTATATCAGGGATTATTCAAATTTTGCTGATTCATTGTTTTCTGATTATAACAACTTATACTCCAATGGCTCTAATCTGGTTTATTGGAATACTTCATTTACTAATCTTACTCATTGGCAGAATAATAGTGGAAGAGATTTACACTCTGTATCACTTGATCCTCATTTTTTGTCTAACACTGATTTACATATTAATACTGTGGGCCTGAATAATAAGGGGATTGCATTAGCAGCAGTTAACAAAGATATTGATGGGGAAATCAGATCCTCTACTCCTGATATTGGTGCTGATGAATTTTTTCCAGCACAATATGATGTAACGATTGTCGAACTAGTTAAACCAACTGCTCTTGCACCAGGATCAAATCCAATTGTTGTGAAAATTAAAAATTTCGGAGATTCTACACTGAATAGTTTATCAATTAATTGGGAAGTGAATGATGTTTCTCAAACAACGGCTTCCTTTTCATCTTTGTCTCTTAATAAGTATGCTGAAACAACTGTTACTATTGGAAATTTTGCATTTTCTGATGGAAATTATTATACTCTAAAAATATGGACATCCTCCCCAAATGGACATGTTGATGACAATCCTTCTAATGATACTTTTTGTGTTCATGGCATAAGGACAGCATTATCAGGTGAATTCACTATTGGTGATAGTTTAGCCGATTATCCTGATTTTTCTTCTGCAATAAACGAATTAATTGAAAGGGGAGTTTGTGGTGCTGTTAAATACAGGGTTTTCGATGGAATATACAAGGAACAACTTAGCATTCCTGAAATTAAAGGAGCATCTTCTACTCATCCCATAACTTTCGAATCATATAATAAAGACAGCAGCAAAGTCGAAATCCAATACTCAAGCCCTTATTCAAATGATTTTGTCATTGAGCTAAGAGGTGCTGATTATATCCATTTTAAATTCCTGACTATTCGATCAACTTCATCACATCGCCCCAAAGTAATAGAACTTAGTCTGGAGGCAAACAATAATACCTTTTCGAACAACAGACTCATCTGCAATTCAAGTTTGAATCCGTATTATTCTCATGTCATTTTCAGTAATTCACAAAATAATGATAGCAATTCATTCATCCATAATATAATTGATGGCGGTGAATATTCATTGTATTTAAGAGGTGAAAGTTCTAACAACTACAATCAAAACATTATTATCAAAGACAATTTAATTACCAATTTTACCTACCAAGCAGTCTCTATGCAATATCAGGAAAGTCCTATAATTTCAGGGAATACTATTGTTTCAAGTTCAATCAATTCTTACTCAACAGGCATATCACTAATCCAATGTTCTGGTCCAGTATTTATTTGCAATAACAATATTAAACTAACAGACATAACCCTTGCTAATGGTATTAATTTGGAAAAATGTATTGGAACTGTAAATTCCAGAGTTAAAATATACAACAACTTCATTTTATTATCTGGAAATGTCAATGCATCATCAAACGGTTTTTATATCTCCAGAGGAGAATACAATACAATTGCCAACAATACAGTTAAGATAATGTCAACTTCTGTAAGCTCCTCAAACGCTCTTTATTTGTATGGTGGATCAAACATAGAAATACTTAATAATAATCTCACTCATTTTTCAGGAGGATATGCCATTAATTCCCCTTACCAGCCCTCAATATTGAGTTCAGACTACAACAATTTATATTCTACAGGAACATACTTGGGTAGATGGAACAATCAGAATGTTTTAAGTTTAAGCTCATGGAAATCCAAAAGCTCCTTAGACTCACATTCAGTATCCACAGATCCATTGTTTTTGGATAATGATAATTTGCATATTTATTCTCAAGTATTGGATGGAGCAGGATCTCCAATTTCATACATAAATAAAGATATTGATTACGAAACAAGAAATGTAAGCCAACCAGATATTGGTGCTGATGAATACAGTTTCAAAGAATATGATGTTGCTTTGCTTAAACTGAACTCAGCAAGTACTGCTTGCGATAATAGCAAAACAGGTATCAGTATTAAGATACGAAATGTAGGTTTAAAAGGTATTTCAAGCCTTAAAACATATTGGAGTATCAATGATTCAGTTCAGGCAATAAAAACAATATCCTGCTATCTCCCTCCCGCCACAACTCTTACACTAACTATTGATTCACATACTTTTTCTGGAAGGCAAGCCCATGAACTAAAAATATGGGTGGACACATTAAATATCAATAAGCCTGACCAATATCATAGAAATGATACGCTGAAATATTCTTTCCGTCCTGCTATGAAAGGAACCTATACAATAGGTCATTCAGCCAGAGACTATAATAGCTTTACAGAGGCTGTTGATGACCTCATCACTTCAAGCATATGCGGCTCGGTTGTATTCATCGTGGATACTGGCTTTTATGATGAGCAAATTAGCATTCCTCCTATTATCGGAACATCAGCCACAAATACAATTACGTTTACAACTACAGTAAAAGACAGTACAAAAACAATCATTCATTACAACTCTTTGTCCAGTTACGATAATTATATCCTTCAACTAGTTGGTGCCGATTACATCAGGTTTGAGTATTTTAATTTTCAATGCAGTAATGTCGTGTCAGATATGAGATGCATTTACATTACAAATGGCTCTCATCATAACATTTTTCGCAACAATAAAATCGGCTTTCAAAATTCTAATACGCTAAATATAAGTGGCATTTATTCAACTTCACAACTTAATAATTACAATAAAATAGTGAATAACTATGTTGAAAATTGCAGGAATGGGATCATTTTAAATGGTGCAGATAAAGGAAACTTGATAAAAGACAATGTGATTACTGGATTCTCAAGTTCAGGGATATACGTAAACAATCAAGATAGTATTATAGTAGATGCCAATATAATTAGTGGTCATGGTTATTATGGCATTAATTTCAATTCCTGCATTAATGGTTCAAAGTTAATCAACAATAGAATTATTTTGTATTCTGGTTCATCCTCAATTCTTGGAATATATGCCAGATATAATAGTGGAACAGCTTCGGAGAGAATATTGATAGCGAATAATTTTATTAGTTCTTTCTCTGGCAATTCCATTTCAGGGATGTATGTATTAAACAACAACTATATCAATATCTTTCACAATTCTATTAACCTCTTATCAAGTGGAGGAAATTCGAATTATGCTATTCGTTTTCGATCATCATCATCTGGGAAATATGGTAACATTAACTTTAAAAATAATATTGTTTTAAATAAAGGAATAGGATATGCAATTATTGTTGAAGATGATACTGCATCCATGAGTCATCTGAATAATTCAGATTACAATATCTTTTATACCAATGGGCCAAGCTTTGGCGTTTATGGTACAACAAGCATAAACGATATTAACCATTGGCAAAAAATTACATCAAAGGATAAGAACTCTTTTACGGCTTTACCTCTTTTTATAAACGATAGCGACCTGCATTTATTAAGTCCCAGAAAATACAGGATAAATAATCCACTACCTGCAGTTACCACAGATATCGATGGTGAAATTAGAAGCAAGGTCAAACCAATTGTTGGTGCCGATGACCTCCATGTATATGCGCTGGATGCCGCTGCGCTACAGCTTACAAATCCACTTTCAACAACTTGTGAAGGCCCTTCTGAATTCTATGCTAAAATAATTAATGAAGCATCTGAACCAATGGACAGTGTAGAAATCGAATGGTCGGTTAATGGCAATATTCATCAACCCATTAAATATTTTGGTAGAATAAGAAGCTTTGAAGAGGTCACAGTATATTTAGGTATTGATTCATTAAACGCAACTTTAAAAAACGAAGCAATTATAAAAACGAAAAATCCAAATGGTTTTGCAGATCAAAATCCTGTGAACGACAGTATATATATTGATAATTTCAAGATATTTCAAGCTCCCATAATCTCAAAAATATACCATGACACAATTTGCCGTAATAGCGATGCATTACTGAAAGTAAGTGGTAAAGCTGAAAATTATTTATGGTACGATAAAGCCAATAGTACGAATCCCATTTCAGAAGATTCCTTTTATGTATTGAAAAATCTGCAAAAATCCAAAATGTTATTTGTTGAAGGAGTGACGGGTGGACTTCCAGACAGTCTACAAACTTATCTCCTGAATCACAATCTGCAGATGGGTATGGGAAATATGTTTAATATGAAAGCGTTAAACGATGACCTTGTTATTGATAGTTTTGGGGTATTGATAAACGCTAAAAAGGGCATTCCAGTGCCCATTGCAGTATATTACAAATATGGAACATTTACCAATTATGAAAAAGACTCAAATGCATGGACATTAGTAGGACTGGATACCATGATTTCAAGAGGTCAAAATGAATATACTCCTGTATCATTCGGAAATATAAAAGTAAAAGAAGGAGAATATGTAGCCATTTATATAAGTTCAACGAATCCAGATTTTTTACTATACTCAACGGAAGGAGCTCTATCTTTTTCAAATTCTGACTTGAAGATATCTTGTGGAATTATGAGTTATTACCCCTTTGATGCTTATTTTGAAAAACAGAAAACATGGAATGGAATTGTTTATTATTCCAAAGGCGTGTTATGCCGATCAGAAAGAGATTCCGTTTATGCCCATGTTAATAAAGTTCCTCATGTAAATTTAGGGATTGACACCAATTTTTGTCTCATTACTCCCCTTATTCTTGATGCAGGTGCAGGACCAGGTTTTAAGTATAATTGGAAATATGACTTGCAGTCAGACACCATTTCTACTGCACAACAATTAACCATCGACTCATCAGGCAGGTATTCTGTCCAAGTGACTGATAGTTGCGGTTTTACAGCATATGATGAGAAAGCTGTCATTATTAGAGAAAATCCTGTAGCTGAGTTTACAATTAATGATAGTTCTCAATGCATGAATGAACACAAATTTGTGTTTTACAATGCATCAATAGCTCCAACTGGAGGCAAAATATGGTCCTATTGGGATTTTGGAGATGGCGATCATTCACTCTTCAATCAGCCTGAGCATTTGTACAAAACTACTGGCATCTATCCTGTCAAACTTGTTATTTTTGCAGATAATGGCTGTAGTGATACTACGCATTATGATAGTTTAAAACTATTCTCTTCCCCACAATCTGGTTTTCTGGTTAATAAGGATACTCAGTGTTTGAATGAGAATAATTTTAGTTTTTTCAATGCAAGTTCACTGAGTCAGGCAACACTTCAGTATTATTGGTTTTTTGATGATGGTGGCGTTTCAAGGCAAAAAGATGTCAATTACAAGTATAGTCTGGCTGGTAAATACAACGTCATGTTAGTAGCAATATCAGAAAATGATTGTAACGACACAACAAGCCATAGTATATTAGTTAAGCCTTCTCCTTACGTATTTTTAGGCAATGACACCAGCTTAAAAACCAATCAATCAATTCTGCTGAGTGCTGGCCAAGGATTTGACAGCTATCAATGGTCGGATGGAGGAAATAAAGATACAGTATTGATCCAATCGCCCTATGCACAGACAAAAACAGTCTGGGTAATAGTTCAAAAAGATGGCTGCCCAAACTACGACTCAATTAATATTCATTTCGACTCACTAATTGGTATGTATGAATCCTTTTCAAATACTGAATTGCATATTTTCCCAAATCCAGTAACTGATTATTTGAATATTATTTCTAAAACTAAAATTCAGCATCCGCTTGAACTAAGTATCTATTCATCTTCTGGAAAACTCATCAGTAATCATGAAATGTGCTACGAAACAAATAAAATAGATACCAGACAGTTATGCAGGGGTACCTACTTCCTTAGCATAGTTAAAGATGGTAAGTTGAGCGTATTCAAATTTGTGAAACAGTAAAGTACTAAGAAATTAACTCAATTAGTATTTCAGTAATATGTAATTACCTACTAGACAGCATTCTGTCAATAAGTTTATTGAGATCACTACATACAAATATCACATGGTAATGAATGAAAATATGTTTCTGTACTATCTCAAATTTTTAACCTATTTATTGCAGCATCCCTATTTGACTTATTTTTTATTTCACAGATGCTTTTAATAATCTTATTTTTACTTTATTAATTGTACACGCTAATCATTAAAATTAACAATTTTGTCCAAACTGTTTTCTAAAATTGATTTAGAAAAGGTCCTGAATGTAAAAAAGAGCGAATTTGGCTTTGTCAAATTACTGTTCTTTCATAATTTCTTTCAGGGTGTGGGTTTGGCACTTTTCTTTACAGCAGCCAATGCTATATTTCTGGCTCAGGCTTCAGTCAAATCGCTTCCTTTAGTTTACATACTTTCTGCAGTCCTCTTATTATTCATTGGCAGTCTCTATTCATATATTGAGAAACGCTATTCGGTTAAACGATTATTGCAATTTTCATTAGGATTATTGGTTGTCAGCATATTAGGTATTCGCATTGGATTGCAATTCTCAGAAAGTTTATGGATTGCATTTGCCATGATGATGTGGTATAGGGTAACTTCTTTGCTAAACTATCTTGAATTTTGGGGTTTATCAGCCATGTTATTAGATGTAAGACAAAGCAAGCGTCTTTTTGGCTTAGTAAGTTCAGGAGAAGTATCAGCCAAGCTTTTGGGTTATTTTTCGGTACCAGCTTTAGTTCCGCTTATTGGGAATAAAAATCTAATCCTTATTGCAGCGATGGCCTTTATGGTTTGTTTACTTTTCCTGAACCAAATCATAAAAAAATATGGTAAACATAAAATTGATCAATCCACAGTAAAAAAAGTAGTAGATAATTCGGAAAGCCTTTTAAAGAAATACCTTAAAAGTGACTTTATAATTTTACTTTCCATCCTATCTTTTGTTGCCATCGTTTCATTCACATTTATTGATTTTGCCTTTTTAAGTAATGTGCAGAACAAATACACTACAGGTGAAGAAATAGCTGTTTTCTTTGGGTTATTCTTTGGTATTAACAAAGGAGTAACCATTTTAATCAAAATGTTTTTAACAGGACGAATAATCGACAAACTAGGCATTAAACACAGCCTGTTATTTTTACCTATTGTATTCATTATCATAACAGCCGGTATTATTTTTTACCGTTTATTCTCTGCTGAAGAAGCTTTGCTCTTTAGTTTATTTGCTACACTTGCCTTTTCTCTTGAGTTATTTAGATACTCCATCTTTGAACCTGTTTTCTTTTCATTGATCCAACCCTTAAGTAAAAAGTTACGCTTATTCGGACATACTATTGTGAATGGATTCTTAAATCCTATAGCTCTGGCCGTAGCAGGTATTACCTTATTCTTGCTTATTTATTTTCAGGATCAAATTAATTTGGGTTTGGTGAGTTATCTTTTGATATTCACTTTAGTTGTCTGGATGGTTATTGTGTTTATTACCAATAGGCAATACATTATTGTGCTTCAAAATGCGGT encodes the following:
- a CDS encoding T9SS type A sorting domain-containing protein, with the protein product MRIKGAFLFCFLLFSSLLGLAQLNGSYTIKPSLSNFSGNPNGISGKNYTSLNNAVSALKNYGISGQVTFNIDSGSYNEQISIPSITGASATSRIVFQSANGDSSSVHIKFNNSNSNTNYVIQLNGGDYLTFRQLTVIASGKFFGRVIELTNNANYNIISNCKINAENGNSSYSAGIYAYSSSIDCYNTITNNLIVGGYYGLTFYGYHETGNNVIGNTIKDFYYVGINLRYQDSFLLENNTITSLNQSSHIIGIYLYSTLNEGKVCQNKINLSSTSSCTGIYHSGNQSTLIANNFISIQGYGSATLYGLNFTYSSNCIIANNSVSIRSNSTYSSYAIYLRNSTYLGIYVKNNIFANYAGGYSMYIRDYSNFADSLFSDYNNLYSNGSNLVYWNTSFTNLTHWQNNSGRDLHSVSLDPHFLSNTDLHINTVGLNNKGIALAAVNKDIDGEIRSSTPDIGADEFFPAQYDVTIVELVKPTALAPGSNPIVVKIKNFGDSTLNSLSINWEVNDVSQTTASFSSLSLNKYAETTVTIGNFAFSDGNYYTLKIWTSSPNGHVDDNPSNDTFCVHGIRTALSGEFTIGDSLADYPDFSSAINELIERGVCGAVKYRVFDGIYKEQLSIPEIKGASSTHPITFESYNKDSSKVEIQYSSPYSNDFVIELRGADYIHFKFLTIRSTSSHRPKVIELSLEANNNTFSNNRLICNSSLNPYYSHVIFSNSQNNDSNSFIHNIIDGGEYSLYLRGESSNNYNQNIIIKDNLITNFTYQAVSMQYQESPIISGNTIVSSSINSYSTGISLIQCSGPVFICNNNIKLTDITLANGINLEKCIGTVNSRVKIYNNFILLSGNVNASSNGFYISRGEYNTIANNTVKIMSTSVSSSNALYLYGGSNIEILNNNLTHFSGGYAINSPYQPSILSSDYNNLYSTGTYLGRWNNQNVLSLSSWKSKSSLDSHSVSTDPLFLDNDNLHIYSQVLDGAGSPISYINKDIDYETRNVSQPDIGADEYSFKEYDVALLKLNSASTACDNSKTGISIKIRNVGLKGISSLKTYWSINDSVQAIKTISCYLPPATTLTLTIDSHTFSGRQAHELKIWVDTLNINKPDQYHRNDTLKYSFRPAMKGTYTIGHSARDYNSFTEAVDDLITSSICGSVVFIVDTGFYDEQISIPPIIGTSATNTITFTTTVKDSTKTIIHYNSLSSYDNYILQLVGADYIRFEYFNFQCSNVVSDMRCIYITNGSHHNIFRNNKIGFQNSNTLNISGIYSTSQLNNYNKIVNNYVENCRNGIILNGADKGNLIKDNVITGFSSSGIYVNNQDSIIVDANIISGHGYYGINFNSCINGSKLINNRIILYSGSSSILGIYARYNSGTASERILIANNFISSFSGNSISGMYVLNNNYINIFHNSINLLSSGGNSNYAIRFRSSSSGKYGNINFKNNIVLNKGIGYAIIVEDDTASMSHLNNSDYNIFYTNGPSFGVYGTTSINDINHWQKITSKDKNSFTALPLFINDSDLHLLSPRKYRINNPLPAVTTDIDGEIRSKVKPIVGADDLHVYALDAAALQLTNPLSTTCEGPSEFYAKIINEASEPMDSVEIEWSVNGNIHQPIKYFGRIRSFEEVTVYLGIDSLNATLKNEAIIKTKNPNGFADQNPVNDSIYIDNFKIFQAPIISKIYHDTICRNSDALLKVSGKAENYLWYDKANSTNPISEDSFYVLKNLQKSKMLFVEGVTGGLPDSLQTYLLNHNLQMGMGNMFNMKALNDDLVIDSFGVLINAKKGIPVPIAVYYKYGTFTNYEKDSNAWTLVGLDTMISRGQNEYTPVSFGNIKVKEGEYVAIYISSTNPDFLLYSTEGALSFSNSDLKISCGIMSYYPFDAYFEKQKTWNGIVYYSKGVLCRSERDSVYAHVNKVPHVNLGIDTNFCLITPLILDAGAGPGFKYNWKYDLQSDTISTAQQLTIDSSGRYSVQVTDSCGFTAYDEKAVIIRENPVAEFTINDSSQCMNEHKFVFYNASIAPTGGKIWSYWDFGDGDHSLFNQPEHLYKTTGIYPVKLVIFADNGCSDTTHYDSLKLFSSPQSGFLVNKDTQCLNENNFSFFNASSLSQATLQYYWFFDDGGVSRQKDVNYKYSLAGKYNVMLVAISENDCNDTTSHSILVKPSPYVFLGNDTSLKTNQSILLSAGQGFDSYQWSDGGNKDTVLIQSPYAQTKTVWVIVQKDGCPNYDSINIHFDSLIGMYESFSNTELHIFPNPVTDYLNIISKTKIQHPLELSIYSSSGKLISNHEMCYETNKIDTRQLCRGTYFLSIVKDGKLSVFKFVKQ